Proteins from one Ananas comosus cultivar F153 linkage group 5, ASM154086v1, whole genome shotgun sequence genomic window:
- the LOC109711021 gene encoding signal recognition particle 19 kDa protein, which produces MDEELRNIKKWIIIYPVYVNSKKTIAEGRRISAANACENPTCIEISDCCAHLKLPHAIELDKAYPRDFMQRGRVRVQLKREDGTLTNPAIATRKQLMLQIAELIPKHQGRIKKQEPASSSATAGTSKSGKGGKKKK; this is translated from the exons ATGGATGAAGAGTTACGCAATATAAAGAAGTGGATCATAATCTATCCTGTGTATGTAAACTCAAAGAAGACAATTGCTGAGGGCCGCAGGATCAGTGCTGCCAACGCTTGTGAGAATCCCACTTGCATTGAGATCAGCGACTGCTGTGCGCATTTGAAGCTTCCCCATGCAATTGAG CTAGATAAGGCATACCCTCGAGACTTCATGCAGCGGGGGAGGGTCAGAGTGCAGTTGAAGCGAGAAGATGGGACTTTGACTAATCCTGCTATCGCTACCA GGAAGCAACTGATGCTCCAAATCGCGGAGCTGATTCCGAAACATCAGGGGAGGATCAAGAAACAGGAGCCCGCGAGTAGTTCTGCGACTGCGGGGACTTCAAAATCTGGAAAAggggggaagaaaaagaagtga
- the LOC109710713 gene encoding homeobox protein Hox-D11-like: protein MSAGGVGDRARQTPGGQWGPDRTKKGSERRGWRIWPYREERREAGATVGGGGGGGGGGLRRSAAEAAELASVMRSLEAEIDLPAPPRDDPDLGFLFAASDDELGLPPPRSPPPPPPPLDGGDSATEGGGGGFGEIWGFEEETYLAPAPAPEKVVGGGEGFEGFGGGDDDDDEEMVVGLFEWSDVMMSCGPSDLADVSWRSESLPAV from the exons ATGTCCGCGGGTGGGGTGGGGGATAGGGCCCGACAAACACCAGGGGGGCAGTGGGGCCCAGATCGGACAAAGAAAGGATCGGAGAGAAGAGGGTGGCGGATCTGGCCCTACCGAGAGGAGAGACGCGAGGCGGGAG CGAccgtgggaggaggaggaggcggcggtggcggaggactCCGGCGATCCGCCGCCGAAGCGGCGGAGCTCGCGTCGGTGATGCGGAGCCTGGAGGCGGAGATCGACCTCCCGGCTCCTCCGCGGGACGATCCCGATCTAGGGTTCCTCTTCGCGGCCTCCGACGACGAGCTCGGCCTCCCCCCGCCtcgttctcctcctccgccgccgccgccgctcgacGGCGGCGACTCTGCGACGGAGGGGGGCGGTGGGGGATTCGGCGAGATATGGGGGTTTGAGGAGGAGACGTACctggcgccggcgccggcgccggagaaggTGGTGGGGGGCGGCGAGGGTTTCGAGGGTTTCggtggcggcgacgacgacgacgatgaagaGATGGTGGTGGGGTTGTTCGAGTGGTCGGATGTGATGATGAGCTGTGGGCCGTCCGATCTCGCCGACGTGTCGTGGCGATCGGAGTCGCTCCCGGCCGTCTGA